A genomic window from Ischnura elegans chromosome 10, ioIscEleg1.1, whole genome shotgun sequence includes:
- the LOC124166415 gene encoding E3 ubiquitin-protein ligase ariadne-1 — protein MDSEEETLYDDVDSGNESSGDDVDFAMEVESNNPRERQTEVDEYPYEVLSTEEIVQHMIDSIKEVNSVVEIPVTTTRILLNHFKWDKEKLMERFYDGDQDLLFNEARVINPFRKPVCKPKLQKKQSTSGTEECEICFMVLPFNMMTGLECGHRFCTQCWGEYLTTKIMEEGVGQTIACAAHGCDILVDDATVMRLVRDSKVKLKYQHLITNSFVECNRLLRWCPSPDCNNAIKVQYVEPRPVTCKCSHTFCFLCGENWHDPVKCHLLRKWIKKCDDDSETSNWIAANTKECPKCNVTIEKDGGCNHMVCKNQNCKADFCWVCLGPWEPHGSSWYNCNRYDEEEAKAARDAQERSRAALQRYLFYCNRYMNHMQSLKFEHKLYASVKEKMEEMQQHNMSWIEVQFLKKAVDILCQCRQTLMYTYVFAYYLRKNNQSVIFEENQKDLESATETLSEYLERDITQENLADIKQKVQDKYRYCDSRRKVLLEHVHEGYEKEWWEYTE, from the exons ATGGATTCCGAAGAGGAAACACTCTACGACGATGTGGATTCGGGCAATGAATCTAGCGGGGATGATGTAGATTTTGCAATGGAAGTCGAAAGTAACAATCCCAGAGAAAGACAGACAGAAGTGGATGAGTACCCATATGAAGTTTTATCAACGGAAGAAATAGTGCAACACATGATCGATTCGATTAAAGAGGTGAACAGCGTCGTCGAG ATACCCGTTACCACGACGAGGATTCTTTTAAACCATTTTAAATGGGACAAAGAAAAGTTGATGGAGAGATTTTATGACGGTGATCAGGATTTACTTTTCAACGAAGCGCGTGTCATCAATCCGTTTCGAAAACCAGTCTGTAAACCAAAG CTACAGAAGAAGCAGTCTACTTCAGGTACTGAGGAAtgtgaaatatgcttcatggttCTTCCATTTAAT ATGATGACTGGGCTTGAGTGCGGTCATCGATTCTGTACACAATGCTGGGGTGAATATTTAACTACAAAGATAATGGAGGAGGGTGTCGGGCAAACTATAGCCTGTGCTGCTCATGGTTGTGACATTTTGGTTGATGATGCCACTGTTATGCGACTCGTTAGAGACTCTAAAGTGAAGCTCAAGTATCAACACCTTATTACCAACAGTTTTGTTGAG TGTAACAGGCTTCTTCGTTGGTGCCCTTCACCGGATTGCAACAATGCAATTAAAGTTCAATACGTTGAACCAAGGCCTGTGACGTGTAAATGTAGTCACACTTTTTGTTTCCTATGTGGTGAAAATTGGCACGATCCCGTTAAGTGTCATTTGTTgaggaagtggataaaaaaatgtgACGATGATTCTGAAACATCTAACTGGATAGCTGCCAATACCAAG GAGTGTCCAAAGTGCAATGTGACTATAGAGAAGGATGGAGGCTGTAATCACATGGTGTGCAAAAATCAGAACTGCAAAGCAGACTTCTGTTGGGTGTGTTTAGGACCTTGGGAGCCTCATGGATCCTCCTG GTATAATTGTAACCGTTATGATGAAGAAGAAGCCAAAGCTGCAAGAGATGCTCAAGAAAGATCTAGAGCTGCTTTacagagatatttattttattgtaatcgcTATATGAACCATATGCAGTCTCTGAAGTTTGAGCACAAGCTATATGCTTCAGTGAAAGAGAAGATGGAGGAAATGCAGCAACATAATATGTCTTGGATTGag GTCCAATTTCTCAAAAAGGCTGTGGATATTTTATGCCAGTGTCGGCAAACATTGATGTACACCTATGTATTTGCTTATTACTTACGAAAGAATAATCAATCAGTGATCTTTGAG GAAAACCAGAAGGACCTTGAAAGTGCCACTGAAACACTTTCTGAGTATTTGGAGCGAGATATTACTCAGGAAAATCTGGCTGATATTAAACAGAAAGTCCAGGATAAGTACAG